In Vagococcus hydrophili, one DNA window encodes the following:
- the liaX gene encoding daptomycin-sensing surface protein LiaX, translating to MQERDRILELVKKGILSTEEALVLLENIATEKDEKLVNKEASQVKQNTTTQVNQEATEGEKQEHPTVEELINQGSETEDTEEFFKKLEANERKDKENLEKILAELTEGINEVSANIDEISVEIEGLDQDIKEKEEAITVLNTMEELDGLTDNKKCEREQLENDLAYLKNTKVELVEERNALKEELKDFKKEQKETTKEEWKSKFDIPEDWKEQANDTFSTVGEKVGEASTQLGGFLKKTIDAVTSSMNDNVDWKDINIKVPGVASQSLTHEFMYPENEATLIDVKVANGKVNFKTWDQQDVKIVANIKFYGKINSPSLFEAFLERSEIEVNDEKISFQVPNKRMKVDLDFYLPKRNYDHMSVKMLNGDIKLNDLELGDIYLKSTNGEMKIQHVSASMLEVEGVNGEIEVTDSKIIDFIGETVNGNVKTQADIRSISVSLINGEIRLTTPVGSEPKKIEASAVNGTIKLAIPETIGIDGTCKTNFGSIKNRMDQVEVIREKKDRTNQALEFRRLNDENLVFVKLSTTTGSILLKDTDN from the coding sequence ATGCAAGAAAGAGATAGAATTTTAGAATTAGTAAAAAAAGGAATATTGTCTACTGAGGAAGCTTTGGTTTTATTGGAAAATATTGCGACGGAAAAAGATGAAAAATTAGTTAATAAAGAAGCGTCACAGGTTAAACAAAATACAACAACTCAGGTGAATCAAGAAGCAACTGAGGGTGAAAAACAGGAACACCCAACAGTAGAAGAATTGATTAACCAAGGTTCAGAAACTGAAGATACAGAAGAATTTTTCAAAAAATTAGAAGCGAATGAACGTAAAGACAAAGAGAACTTAGAAAAAATTTTAGCAGAGTTAACTGAAGGCATTAATGAAGTATCAGCAAACATTGATGAAATTTCAGTTGAGATTGAAGGTTTGGATCAAGACATTAAAGAAAAAGAAGAAGCCATCACTGTTTTAAATACAATGGAAGAATTAGACGGCTTAACAGACAATAAAAAGTGTGAACGTGAGCAATTAGAAAATGATTTAGCTTATCTAAAAAATACCAAAGTTGAATTAGTTGAAGAAAGAAACGCCTTAAAAGAAGAATTAAAAGATTTCAAGAAAGAGCAAAAAGAAACAACTAAAGAAGAATGGAAGAGTAAATTCGATATTCCAGAAGATTGGAAAGAACAAGCCAATGATACTTTCAGTACAGTGGGTGAAAAAGTTGGCGAAGCAAGTACACAACTGGGCGGTTTCTTAAAGAAAACCATCGATGCTGTAACAAGTTCAATGAATGACAACGTTGATTGGAAAGATATCAATATCAAAGTACCAGGTGTTGCTAGTCAATCACTAACACATGAATTTATGTACCCAGAAAATGAAGCGACATTGATTGATGTCAAAGTTGCTAATGGTAAAGTTAACTTTAAAACCTGGGATCAACAAGATGTAAAAATTGTTGCTAACATTAAGTTTTATGGTAAAATCAATTCACCTAGCCTTTTTGAAGCATTCTTAGAGCGAAGTGAAATAGAAGTAAATGATGAAAAAATTTCTTTCCAAGTGCCAAATAAACGCATGAAAGTTGATTTAGACTTCTATTTACCAAAACGTAACTACGATCACATGTCAGTAAAAATGTTAAACGGTGACATTAAATTAAATGATTTAGAGCTAGGCGATATTTACTTAAAATCAACGAATGGTGAAATGAAAATCCAACATGTTTCAGCAAGTATGCTCGAAGTTGAAGGGGTTAACGGAGAAATCGAAGTAACTGATAGTAAAATTATTGATTTCATTGGTGAAACGGTGAATGGTAATGTCAAAACACAAGCAGATATTAGAAGTATCAGTGTTTCCTTAATTAACGGTGAGATTAGATTAACAACACCTGTGGGTTCAGAACCTAAAAAAATTGAAGCCAGTGCGGTGAATGGAACGATTAAACTAGCTATTCCTGAAACGATTGGCATTGACGGGACATGTAAAACTAATTTTGGTAGTATTAAAAACCGAATGGATCAAGTTGAAGTGATTCGTGAGAAAAAAGATCGAACAAACCAAGCCTTAGAATTCAGAAGATTAAATGATGAAAATCTGGTGTTTGTTAAATTGAGTACAACAACAGGAAGTATTCTTCTAAAAGACACAGATAATTAA
- a CDS encoding murein hydrolase activator EnvC family protein yields the protein MKISKSIILSVAAVSIMGLTCPSIVQAESIDNKIANEEQNIKKLNDKKAATDNSLADLEAKIKTLTSETDELLSEKLKLEKEVNNLTGEIKELEQKIEKRNKKIEEQARSTQINQEKQDIVNVLLDSESLSDAIGRTVAYTKLVSANNDIMEAQKEDQASLEKKKTDIETKVKEITEKAAILKDKQEELEVSKADQVKLANEILKNLDDSKNKKAGYEAQKEEAKRIAEEQARREKEVAEKEAAAKKAAQAAQKAAEEKLESEQPQSLGKPTGDKGSADNSQSSGGTSYASGYQRPLSSFTITSGFGGRQDPTGASGDFHDGIDMAAPAGTPIMASKGGKVVESSFHWSAGNHVIIQHDDGNYTYYMHMNAPGASVGKTVSAGEVIGGVGTTGNSTGNHLHFGIATGIWSGFMDPSPFIGL from the coding sequence ATGAAGATAAGTAAATCAATTATTTTAAGTGTAGCAGCTGTATCAATCATGGGATTAACATGTCCAAGTATTGTTCAAGCTGAAAGTATTGATAATAAAATTGCTAATGAAGAACAAAATATAAAAAAATTAAACGATAAAAAAGCAGCAACAGATAATAGTTTAGCTGATTTAGAAGCTAAGATTAAAACATTAACAAGTGAAACAGACGAATTATTAAGTGAAAAACTAAAGTTAGAAAAAGAAGTTAATAATTTAACTGGAGAAATTAAAGAATTAGAACAAAAGATTGAAAAAAGAAATAAAAAAATTGAAGAGCAAGCTCGTTCAACTCAAATTAATCAAGAAAAACAAGACATTGTCAATGTTTTGTTAGACTCTGAATCTTTATCAGATGCAATTGGAAGAACAGTTGCTTATACAAAATTAGTTTCTGCTAATAATGATATTATGGAAGCTCAAAAAGAAGATCAAGCAAGTTTAGAAAAGAAAAAAACTGATATTGAAACAAAAGTTAAAGAAATTACTGAAAAAGCAGCTATTCTTAAAGACAAACAAGAAGAATTAGAAGTTTCAAAAGCAGATCAAGTAAAATTGGCAAATGAAATTTTAAAGAACTTAGATGATTCAAAAAATAAAAAAGCCGGCTACGAAGCTCAAAAAGAAGAAGCAAAACGTATTGCTGAAGAGCAAGCACGTCGTGAAAAAGAAGTAGCTGAAAAAGAAGCAGCAGCTAAAAAAGCAGCTCAAGCTGCACAAAAAGCAGCAGAAGAGAAATTAGAATCAGAACAACCACAATCTTTAGGTAAACCAACAGGAGACAAAGGATCAGCTGATAATAGTCAATCATCAGGTGGTACGAGTTACGCTAGTGGTTACCAACGTCCATTATCATCATTCACTATTACAAGTGGTTTTGGTGGTAGACAAGATCCAACAGGTGCTTCAGGTGACTTCCATGATGGTATTGATATGGCAGCTCCGGCTGGAACACCAATTATGGCATCAAAAGGTGGAAAAGTTGTAGAATCAAGTTTCCATTGGAGTGCTGGTAACCATGTTATTATCCAACATGATGATGGTAACTACACTTATTACATGCACATGAACGCACCAGGCGCTTCAGTTGGTAAAACTGTTTCTGCAGGTGAAGTCATTGGTGGTGTAGGTACAACTGGTAACTCAACAGGAAACCATTTACACTTTGGTATTGCTACAGGTATTTGGAGTGGCTTTATGGATCCAAGTCCATTCATCGGATTATAA